A single window of Nicotiana sylvestris chromosome 3, ASM39365v2, whole genome shotgun sequence DNA harbors:
- the LOC104227758 gene encoding uncharacterized protein has product MDAIIWNVRSVNTMQAFERLITMHRKHHFEFIRILEPMQPSHKMERYRARIGLAQAVVNMSNKIWAFIDEIFEVTILYNMTQQLTLRLMHSETHVELILTLVYAKCDRTKRIELRDTLYAMTSDMTVHCLVGGDFYVIWDEEEKYGGLPVSLIEVDDFRHCINNYNLTDLGFKGSIFTWWNGRSEEECIFKRLDRCFGNNELLQTFPVLEITHLSKIGFDHCPILLKCDIETTPIKKSFIFLNFWTKHATFKDVVKDNWNVDFSANPFCIFNYKLKKLKQALSTWSRATYGDIFQKISSLEEVVMVHERQFEVNPTQMNRQRLQQVQAEMIKYLALKEEFWRTKVGMLWFKDGNRNTKFFHAQVNGRRKRLKLSRIQISLGNWIEEDHLIAEEAIKFYKDQFTESAVPNDFYILNHVPSMVDSDQHERFMALPSNKEVKRAVMGLNGDSNGGPDGFTGAFYQICWEIIEEDVVSMVKAFFCG; this is encoded by the coding sequence aTGGATGCCATTATATGGAATGTCAGGTCAGTAAACACAATGCAAGCATTTGAAAGGCTGATTACAATGCACAGAAAACATCATTTTGAGTTCATAAGAATCCTTGAGCCTATGCAACCGTCTCACAAAATGGAGAGGTATAGAGCAAGAATTGGTTTGGCACAGGCTGTGGTGAATATGTCAAACAAGATTTGGGCTTTTATTGATGAAATATTTGAGGTTACTATTTTATATAACATGACTCAACAGCTGACTTTGAGATTGATGCACTCTGAAACACATGTTGAGCTCATCCTTACACTAGTGTATGCCAAATGTGATCGCACTAAAAGAATAGAACTACGGGATACGTTGTATGCAATGACATCAGATATGACAGTACATTGTCTAGTTGGAGGCGACTTTTATGTGATATGGGATGAGGAAGAGAAATATGGGGGCTTGCCAGTTTCTCTCATTGAAGTAGATGACTTCAGACACTGCATCAATAACTATAACTTGACAGACTTGGGTTTTAAAGGAagcatatttacatggtggaatggaagATCAGAGGAGGAATGCATTTTTAAAAGATTGGATAGATGTTTTGGCAATAATGAATTGCTACAAACCTTTCCTGTATTGGAGATAACTCACCTATCCAAAATTGGGTTTGATCATTGCCCAATACTGCTGAAATGTGATATTGAAACTACGCCAATTAAGAAGTCATTCATATTTCTTAACTTCTGGACGAAGCATGCAACCTTCAAAGATGTAGTAAAGGATAATTGGAATGTTGATTTTAGTGCTAACCCTTTCTGCATTTTTAACTACaagttaaagaagcttaaacaAGCACTATCTACTTGGAGCAGGGCTACATATGGGGATATATTCCAGAAGATTTCAAGCCTTGAGGAGGTGGTCATGGTTCATGAAAGACAATTTGAAGTCAATCCTACACAGATGAATAGACAAAGATTACAACAGGTCCAAGCTGAAATGATTAAATATCTTGCATTAAAAGAAGAATTCTGGAGAACAAAAGTTGGCATGTTATGGTTCAAAGATGGCAATAGAAACACTAAATTCTTCCATGCCCAAGTTAATGGGAGAAGGAAGAGACTGAAATTATCAAGGATCCAGATTAGCCTTGGTAACTGGATTGAAGAAGATCACTTAATAGCAGAAGAAGCAATAAAGTTCTACAAGGATCAATTTACAGAGAGTGCAGTTCCAAATGATTTTTATATTCTAAATCATGTACCTTCAATGGTAGATAGTGATCAACATGAAAGATTTATGGCTTTGCCTTCCAATAAAGAAGTGAAGAGAGCAGTTATGGGGTTGAATGGGGACTCAAATGGTGGACCGGATGGATTCACTGGAGCCTTTTACCAAATATGCTGGGAAATTATTGAAGAAGATGTAGTAAGCATGGTCAAGGCTTTCTTTTGCGGTTAG